In one Alphaproteobacteria bacterium SS10 genomic region, the following are encoded:
- a CDS encoding TRAP transporter substrate-binding protein, whose translation MERRKFLTGAGVAGVAAGAAAASSFPAPAISQGRKEWSMVTTWPKNFPGLGTGAELVADYITRMSDGRLTVKVYGAGEIVPAFESIDAVASGTVEMGHGAPYYWKGKVPAAQYLAAMPFGMTAQEQNAWYQYGGGQELGDEIYAEMGCKFFPSGNTGVQMGGWFNKEINSAEDFKGLKMRMPGLGGEVIKAAGATVVNLPGGELLAAMQTGAIDAMEWVGPYNDLAFGIYKVAKFYYYPGWHEPATTLDCFVNLEAYNALDDDLKAIVTAANTVANQMVLSEYMARNNDSLQKLVNEHNVDVRPYPNGLLEELGRISGELMTEFMNQDPLSRKVGESIVNFRRGALAWTKLSEQTFTAARALPFKYVSL comes from the coding sequence ATGGAACGGCGTAAGTTTCTTACCGGCGCAGGCGTCGCCGGTGTCGCGGCAGGTGCCGCAGCAGCCTCCAGCTTCCCTGCCCCAGCGATCAGCCAGGGCCGGAAAGAGTGGAGCATGGTCACCACCTGGCCAAAGAATTTCCCAGGCCTTGGCACCGGTGCTGAGCTGGTTGCCGACTACATCACCCGCATGTCCGATGGTCGCCTGACCGTTAAGGTCTATGGCGCTGGTGAAATCGTCCCAGCGTTTGAGAGCATCGACGCTGTTGCTTCCGGCACGGTCGAGATGGGCCACGGCGCCCCTTACTACTGGAAGGGTAAGGTTCCAGCGGCTCAATACCTCGCTGCCATGCCATTCGGTATGACGGCACAAGAGCAAAACGCCTGGTACCAATATGGCGGCGGCCAGGAGCTGGGTGATGAGATCTATGCTGAGATGGGTTGTAAGTTCTTCCCATCAGGCAACACCGGCGTTCAGATGGGCGGCTGGTTCAACAAAGAGATCAACAGCGCTGAAGACTTCAAAGGTCTGAAGATGCGGATGCCTGGCCTCGGCGGTGAGGTCATCAAGGCCGCTGGTGCCACCGTTGTGAACCTGCCTGGTGGTGAGCTACTGGCCGCGATGCAGACCGGTGCCATCGATGCCATGGAATGGGTCGGTCCATATAATGACCTCGCCTTCGGCATCTATAAGGTCGCCAAGTTCTACTACTACCCAGGTTGGCACGAGCCAGCGACCACCCTCGACTGCTTCGTCAACCTTGAGGCTTACAACGCCCTCGATGATGACCTGAAGGCAATCGTGACGGCCGCTAACACCGTTGCGAACCAGATGGTGTTGAGCGAGTACATGGCGCGTAACAACGACAGCCTGCAGAAGCTGGTGAACGAGCACAATGTGGATGTTCGCCCATATCCGAACGGCCTACTGGAAGAGCTGGGTCGCATCTCGGGTGAGCTGATGACCGAATTCATGAACCAGGACCCACTGTCCCGGAAAGTCGGCGAGAGCATCGTCAACTTCCGCCGTGGTGCGCTCGCTTGGACCAAGCTGTCTGAGCAGACCTTCACCGCTGCACGGGCCCTGCCGTTCAAATACGTCTCGCTCTAA
- a CDS encoding GNAT family N-acetyltransferase: MLIRTDRLVMRALRPADAGRMKVLLSDPDVTAQLAIFSQPPTDDELAAWVGGAVPDAAAGEDYRLGIYQPDTDLLIGNIGLHPKWPDGDAADFGYWLGAEFWGKGYASEAATRLIADADMLVPSLKKLTATTAPENAASIKLLERLGFVSAGEITRPLASGGERVSAYFERSV, from the coding sequence ATGCTGATACGAACTGACCGTTTGGTGATGCGTGCGCTTCGCCCGGCTGATGCTGGGCGGATGAAGGTGTTGCTGTCTGACCCGGATGTGACCGCGCAGCTAGCCATCTTCTCCCAACCCCCAACTGATGATGAATTGGCCGCCTGGGTTGGCGGTGCGGTGCCAGATGCCGCAGCGGGTGAGGATTATCGGCTGGGTATCTATCAGCCGGATACCGACCTGCTGATTGGCAATATCGGCCTGCATCCCAAATGGCCGGACGGTGATGCGGCGGATTTTGGCTATTGGCTGGGTGCTGAATTTTGGGGCAAGGGCTATGCCAGCGAGGCGGCAACCCGACTGATTGCCGATGCTGACATGTTGGTGCCCAGCTTGAAGAAGCTGACGGCCACCACAGCGCCCGAGAACGCCGCGTCAATCAAGCTTCTGGAACGCCTAGGTTTTGTATCGGCGGGCGAGATTACCCGGCCGCTCGCCAGCGGTGGTGAGCGTGTCTCAGCGTATTTTGAGCGGTCAGTTTAG